The genomic region GCTGGTCAGATGCACCGCCGCGACCGCCCCGGCCGCCCAGAGCCAGAGCGAAGGCCAGGCGACGCCGTCGGCGCGGCCGCATGCGTTCTGCCGTGAGCATCCGGCCAGCCGCCACGCTGCCGCCGCGACCGCCAGACCCGCGAGCGGCAGATAGCCGCGAAGCAGACGGGCGATCGAGCCGGCGACGAACAGCGCCCCGCCGCCCGCCCGGCCCGTGTGGAACGTCTGCGCAAAGTGGAACCCCTCTGGCGCGGCCAGGACAAAGGGTCCGTAGACCAGCGCCAGTCCGGTTGCGCCGCCGATCCCAAAGGCCAGCCAGGCGACTCCCAGTCGCCGCCGGTTCGCCAGCAGCCACAGCCCCGTCACCCCCAGGGCCGCGCCCAGGGAGAGGCGCGTTCCGGCGGCCGCCGCGAGCAGCACGCCCGCCGCCGCCGCCCACAGCAGACCCGCGCGCCCGCCGCGATCACAACGGGTGAGCGCCAGCAGCCCGCCCGCCAGCAGCAGTCCCGCCAGCGCGTAGGTCTTGGGAATCGCCATGAAGTAGGCGTGATAGACCCCGCACGCCGCGAGCGTGAAGGCCGTGACGGCCGCCGCCAGCCGTCCCCCCGGCGCCGTGCCGCGCGCGGCCAGAAGCGCCACCAGCACCGAAGCGAGCAGGCCGAGGGTGGCGGTCACGATTCGCCCGCCGAGCACGCCTGCGTCTGACCACAGGGGCGCCAGCCAGCCGTAGACCATCGGCAGTACCGGCCCCTGAGTAAAAAAGAAATCGCGATACGGCAGCCGTCCGGCGGCCGTTTCAAGGGCTGCATACAGATACCAGCCCTCGTCCTGATTCAGCGGCCCCAGCCAGACGGCTGCCGCCGCGATCACCACCGCCGCTGCGCCCGCCGCCGCCCCTGCCGCCAGCACCCATTTTCGCTCGTCCATGACACGCCCCCGTTCCCGTCGATTGGCATTAGGGTATCGCCTTACCGCCCCGGAATACAAGGGCGAAGTGAAAGCGTGTTCGGAGCCTTGCCGGCCGCGATGGATTCCGGTATGATGCCGACATGCGCTTGTTCGTTGCGATCAAATTGAGTGTCGAAGCCCGCCGTGCGTTGGGAATAGCGTGTGCCCCGTTTCACGCCCTGGCCCAGGACTGCGTCTGGAGCAATCCGGAGCAGTTGCACGTGACACTCGCCTTCCTGGGCGACTGTGCGCCTGCGTTTCTGCCGCATCTCACGCGCGCGATCGACGCGGTCTGCCAGCCGGTGGCGCCGTTCACCTGCCGGTCGGTCGGATTCGGCTATTTCGGGTCCCGTCGCTATCCGAGCGTGATCTGGGCCGGTGTCGAACCGGCTGATGTAATCGAGTCGCTGCACGAGCGTTTCTGGCAATCCTTCACCAAACTCGGCTATGAGCGGCCCAGCGCCCGGTTCGACGCGCACATCACGCTGGCCCGCTGCAAGGACCGCACCCGCAATGCGGCGTTGCTCGAAGCGCTGGATGCGGCCGAGACCGACAACCTCGGCCAGTGGGACGCCGCCGGCGTGACGCTCTTCGAGAGCCGCCTCGGTCCGCGCGGTGCCAGCTACCGCCCCGTGCACCAGGCCGCGTTCGGGCAGGCGAGGGGTTATTAAAGGACGGGCCTGAATGGCTTGCCTTTTTTAAAGCTGTTAGTAGGCTCAGGCCCGCGCCATCGCGACGGCCCAGACCCGCCACGCTCCGCCCGCTTTCAGCGCGCGCGCCCCCTCGCTGAGCGTCGCGCCCGTGGTCATGACATCGTCAATCAGCAGCACAGTCCGGCCGACCACCCATCCCGCCTCGCGCGTGACGAAGGCGTCGCGCACGTTCCGTCGGCGCGCGACGGCCGAGAGGCGCGTCTGCGTGCCGGTGTCGCGCACCCGCTTCAGCGCTCGGGGCGCGAACGGCCGGTCGAGACGGCGCGCGACCTCCGCTCCCAGCAGTGCCGCCTGATTGTAGCCCCGGCTCCGTGCGCGGGTGGGGAACAGCGGGATCGGCACGACCACATCCACGGCTGCGGCATCGAACTGCGCCACGACGCAGCCGGTGACCAGCTCGGCCAGATCGTCGGTCAGCCACAGCGCCCGACTGTATTTGAACGCATGCGTCAGCCGACGCAGGTTTCCCCGAAACCTCCCCGCCACGCGCGCCCGGTCAAACGCCGGCAGATGTTCCCGGCAGGCGCTGCACAGGAACGCATGCGTCTCGGCGGTTCTGACCCGACATCCGCACCGCTCGCAGCACGAGGCGTTGAGCAACGGCAGCCTCCGGAAGCAGTTCCAGCAGAGATGCCCCGACGGCCGGTCGGAAGGGCCGCCGCAGCCGCCGCACACGCGGGGAAAAATCAGCTCGCCTGCCGCCGCGGTTAGCCGCCG from Lentisphaerota bacterium harbors:
- the thpR gene encoding RNA 2',3'-cyclic phosphodiesterase — encoded protein: MRLFVAIKLSVEARRALGIACAPFHALAQDCVWSNPEQLHVTLAFLGDCAPAFLPHLTRAIDAVCQPVAPFTCRSVGFGYFGSRRYPSVIWAGVEPADVIESLHERFWQSFTKLGYERPSARFDAHITLARCKDRTRNAALLEALDAAETDNLGQWDAAGVTLFESRLGPRGASYRPVHQAAFGQARGY
- a CDS encoding ComF family protein; the encoded protein is MSKKGIKLKTVRQAGLTLLPAMRRLTAAAGELIFPRVCGGCGGPSDRPSGHLCWNCFRRLPLLNASCCERCGCRVRTAETHAFLCSACREHLPAFDRARVAGRFRGNLRRLTHAFKYSRALWLTDDLAELVTGCVVAQFDAAAVDVVVPIPLFPTRARSRGYNQAALLGAEVARRLDRPFAPRALKRVRDTGTQTRLSAVARRRNVRDAFVTREAGWVVGRTVLLIDDVMTTGATLSEGARALKAGGAWRVWAVAMARA